In Geminicoccus roseus DSM 18922, a single window of DNA contains:
- a CDS encoding glycosyltransferase family 4 protein encodes MRIAVMMRHAAEGGGTGTYTRELVRGLVDRGTCHRFDLLFDDPAAAAEWAGQAHVHPVVLRAPGRMAWDQWAVPRYCNRAGVDVVFNPKHAMPFLAKAPCLFVLHGADWFVVPENYGWRLRAYQAVALPLYLRKARHTISVSEESRRRLAARFPFTAGRSNTIHHGVSPRFQPVTDPQVLARVRARYRLPERFVLYLGLIYRQKNVGGLLEAFRRLMGSVPHDLVVAGRPAFHGRRALEPLADPALAARVHLPGWIDEDDLPAVLSLAELFAFPSYYEGFGIPLLEAMACGTPVVTSTGGACPEVVGAAAPTVDPDDPDAIAAAMHAVLADPEQASRQRRLGLARARLFTWQTAAARTLAVLEALGRDEPPDLPPPPGLAETAVPDRAPLPRDLSSPLAG; translated from the coding sequence ATGCGGATTGCCGTCATGATGCGGCACGCCGCCGAGGGCGGCGGAACCGGCACCTACACGCGCGAGCTCGTCCGCGGCCTCGTGGACCGGGGCACCTGTCACCGTTTCGACCTGCTGTTCGACGATCCCGCCGCCGCGGCCGAATGGGCCGGCCAGGCCCATGTCCATCCCGTGGTCCTGCGGGCGCCCGGGCGGATGGCCTGGGACCAGTGGGCCGTGCCGCGCTACTGCAACCGGGCCGGCGTCGACGTGGTCTTCAACCCCAAGCACGCCATGCCGTTCCTGGCGAAGGCGCCCTGCCTGTTCGTCCTGCACGGCGCCGACTGGTTCGTGGTGCCGGAGAACTATGGCTGGCGGCTGCGGGCCTATCAGGCCGTGGCCCTGCCGCTCTACCTGCGCAAGGCACGGCACACGATCAGCGTGTCCGAGGAGAGCCGCCGCCGGCTCGCCGCCCGCTTTCCGTTCACGGCCGGTCGTTCCAACACGATCCACCACGGCGTCTCCCCCCGGTTCCAGCCGGTCACCGACCCGCAGGTCCTGGCCAGGGTGCGGGCGCGCTACCGCCTGCCGGAACGCTTCGTGCTCTATCTGGGGCTGATCTACCGGCAGAAGAACGTTGGCGGCCTTCTGGAGGCGTTCCGCCGGCTGATGGGATCGGTCCCGCACGATCTGGTGGTCGCCGGCCGGCCGGCCTTTCACGGCCGGAGGGCGCTGGAGCCGCTGGCCGATCCGGCCCTGGCCGCCCGGGTCCATCTGCCCGGCTGGATCGACGAGGACGACCTTCCGGCGGTGCTCTCGCTGGCCGAGCTGTTCGCCTTCCCGTCCTACTACGAGGGGTTCGGGATCCCGCTGCTGGAAGCGATGGCCTGCGGCACCCCGGTGGTGACCTCCACGGGCGGCGCCTGCCCGGAGGTCGTCGGCGCCGCGGCGCCCACGGTCGATCCCGACGACCCGGACGCCATCGCCGCTGCGATGCACGCGGTGCTGGCCGATCCGGAGCAGGCCAGCCGCCAGCGCCGGCTGGGGCTGGCACGGGCGCGGCTGTTCACCTGGCAGACCGCGGCCGCCCGCACCCTGGCGGTGCTGGAAGCGCTGGGCCGGGACGAACCTCCCGACCTGCCGCCGCCGCCCGGCCTGGCCGAGACCGCGGTCCCCGACCGCGCCCCGTTGCCCCGGGACCTGAGCTCGCCGCTGGCGGGCTGA
- the cysC gene encoding adenylyl-sulfate kinase: MSDRSGQKLAIVIVGSVDHGKSTLIGRLLHDTGSLPEGKFEALQAMSKKRGMPFEWAFALDAMQAERDQGITIDTARIRFATRKRDYIIIDAPGHREFLKNMVTGASAADAALLLVDADEGVKEQSRRHAYVLHLLGIRQVAVLVNKMDLVNYDAERFGAVAEAIRGNLRSLDIEPSHIIPIAARDGDNLVSKSERMLWYQGPPVVEVLDELSPRARGVDAPLRLPVQDVYKFDQRRIIAGRIESGRIEVGQQIQFSPSNKMVTVASIESWNVPEAPGSAVAGTSVGITLSEQIFVERGEVISHVENAPVLTNVFRGKLFWLSKKPLQVGRSYTLKLATVEAQVVVEKIEKVIDTTDLGERQVDQVERDEAAEVIFRSTRMLALDEYRAVPGTGRFVLVDDYLTVAAGLVSMEGYPDQRRQLSVKATNVHAVGHAVTREARALRNGHGGGVLWLTGLSGAGKSTLALALERELFAKGWHVYVLDGDNVRSGLNKDLGFGPEDRAENIRRIGEVAALFADAGFLVVTSFISPYRTDRQRAREAAGERFREIYVKASLEACEARDPKGLYRKARAGTITDFTGIQAPYEEPENPDVVVETDRQSEAECVEVLMGFVRNQFGV; this comes from the coding sequence ATGTCCGACCGTAGCGGTCAGAAACTTGCCATCGTCATCGTCGGCAGCGTGGACCACGGCAAGTCGACCCTGATCGGCCGCCTGCTCCACGACACCGGCTCCTTGCCCGAGGGCAAGTTCGAGGCGCTGCAGGCGATGTCGAAAAAGCGCGGCATGCCGTTCGAATGGGCCTTCGCGCTGGACGCCATGCAGGCCGAGCGCGACCAGGGCATCACCATCGACACCGCGCGCATCCGCTTCGCCACCAGGAAGCGCGACTACATCATCATCGACGCGCCCGGCCACCGCGAGTTCCTGAAGAACATGGTGACCGGCGCATCGGCCGCCGACGCCGCGCTCCTGCTGGTCGACGCCGACGAGGGCGTGAAGGAGCAGTCGCGCCGCCACGCCTATGTCCTGCACCTGCTGGGCATCCGGCAGGTCGCGGTCCTGGTCAACAAGATGGACCTGGTGAACTACGACGCCGAGCGGTTCGGCGCCGTGGCCGAGGCGATCCGCGGCAACCTGCGCTCGCTCGACATCGAGCCCTCGCACATCATCCCGATCGCCGCCCGCGATGGCGACAACCTGGTCAGCAAGAGCGAGCGGATGCTCTGGTACCAGGGCCCGCCGGTGGTCGAGGTGCTGGACGAGCTGTCGCCGCGCGCCCGCGGCGTCGACGCGCCGCTGCGCCTGCCGGTGCAGGACGTCTACAAGTTCGACCAGCGCCGGATCATCGCCGGCCGGATCGAGAGCGGCCGGATCGAGGTCGGCCAGCAGATCCAGTTCTCGCCGTCCAACAAGATGGTGACCGTCGCCTCGATCGAAAGCTGGAACGTGCCGGAGGCGCCCGGCAGCGCCGTGGCCGGCACCTCGGTGGGGATCACGCTCAGCGAGCAGATCTTCGTCGAGCGCGGCGAGGTGATCAGCCATGTCGAGAACGCGCCGGTTCTGACCAACGTCTTCCGCGGCAAGCTGTTCTGGCTGTCGAAGAAGCCGCTCCAGGTCGGCCGCAGCTACACGCTGAAGCTGGCCACGGTGGAGGCCCAGGTCGTCGTCGAGAAGATCGAGAAGGTCATCGACACCACCGACCTCGGCGAGCGCCAGGTCGACCAGGTGGAGCGCGACGAGGCGGCGGAGGTGATCTTCCGCAGCACGCGCATGCTGGCCCTGGACGAGTATCGGGCGGTGCCGGGCACCGGGCGGTTCGTGCTGGTCGACGACTACCTGACGGTGGCCGCGGGCCTGGTGTCGATGGAGGGCTATCCCGACCAGCGCCGCCAGCTCTCGGTCAAGGCGACCAACGTCCATGCAGTGGGCCATGCGGTCACCCGCGAGGCCCGCGCCCTGCGCAACGGCCATGGCGGCGGCGTGCTCTGGCTGACCGGCCTGTCCGGCGCCGGCAAGTCGACCCTGGCGCTGGCGCTCGAGCGCGAGCTCTTCGCCAAGGGCTGGCATGTCTATGTGCTGGACGGCGACAATGTCCGCTCCGGGTTGAACAAGGACCTGGGCTTCGGTCCGGAGGACCGCGCCGAGAACATCCGCCGGATCGGCGAGGTGGCGGCGCTGTTCGCCGATGCCGGCTTCCTGGTGGTGACCTCGTTCATCTCGCCCTACCGCACTGACCGGCAGCGCGCCCGCGAGGCGGCCGGCGAGCGGTTCCGCGAGATCTACGTCAAGGCGTCGCTGGAAGCCTGCGAGGCGCGCGACCCCAAGGGCCTCTACCGCAAGGCCCGCGCCGGCACGATCACCGACTTCACCGGGATCCAGGCCCCCTACGAGGAGCCCGAGAACCCGGACGTGGTGGTGGAGACCGACCGGCAGAGCGAGGCGGAGTGCGTCGAGGTGCTGATGGGCTTCGTCCGCAACCAGTTCGGCGTATAG
- the cysD gene encoding sulfate adenylyltransferase subunit CysD — protein MSHLDELEAESVYVLREAFAKLERPAILWSLGKDSNVVLWLARKAFFGHVPFPVMHVDTGKKFKEMYAFRDRYAKEWGLNFIREECPPIEQTDPSLPPAARSAERKTLGLRAALLKHQFTGLVAGIRRDEEAIRAKERYFSPRSLDGSWNLKDQPPEVFEQYMTSFPPGVHVRIHPLLHWTELDIWRYTKRENIPAIELYFAKNGMRYRSLGDEDITKPVPSTASTIDEIIAELETTKVAERSGRAMDHEAEDSFERLRASGYL, from the coding sequence ATGTCCCATCTCGACGAGCTCGAAGCCGAGAGCGTCTACGTCCTCCGCGAGGCCTTCGCCAAGCTGGAGCGGCCGGCGATCCTCTGGTCCTTGGGCAAGGACAGCAACGTCGTCCTCTGGCTGGCCCGCAAGGCCTTCTTCGGCCACGTGCCCTTCCCGGTGATGCATGTCGACACCGGCAAGAAGTTCAAGGAAATGTACGCCTTTCGCGATCGCTACGCGAAGGAGTGGGGCCTGAACTTCATCCGCGAGGAATGCCCGCCGATCGAGCAGACCGACCCGTCCCTGCCGCCGGCCGCCCGCTCGGCCGAGCGCAAGACGCTGGGCCTGCGCGCGGCCCTGCTCAAGCACCAGTTCACTGGCCTGGTCGCCGGCATCCGCCGCGACGAGGAGGCGATCCGCGCCAAGGAACGCTACTTCTCGCCGCGCAGCCTGGACGGTTCCTGGAACCTGAAGGACCAGCCGCCGGAAGTGTTCGAGCAGTACATGACGAGCTTCCCGCCCGGCGTGCACGTGCGGATCCACCCGCTGCTGCATTGGACGGAGCTGGACATCTGGCGCTACACCAAGCGCGAGAACATCCCGGCGATCGAGCTGTACTTCGCCAAGAACGGGATGCGTTACCGCTCGCTCGGCGACGAGGACATCACCAAGCCGGTGCCGTCCACCGCGTCGACCATCGACGAGATCATCGCGGAGCTGGAGACCACCAAGGTGGCCGAGCGCTCCGGTCGCGCCATGGACCACGAGGCCGAGGACAGCTTCGAGCGCCTGCGCGCGTCCGGCTACCTCTGA
- the mgrA gene encoding L-glyceraldehyde 3-phosphate reductase encodes MNQVWKAEDGRYGAARFRRCGRSGILLPAISLGLWQNFGGIDRIETGRQVLRRAFDRGVTHFDLANNYGPPPGSAEEQFGRILATDFRAYRDELIISTKAGYPMWPGPYGDRGSRKYLLSSLERSLVRMGLDRVDIFYSHRPDPETPMEETMGALDQAVRSGKALYAGLSNYSPEQTRQAAAILKSLGTPCLIHQPRYSMLDRVTDGGLLDVLGEQGIGCIVFSPLAQGLLSSKYLEGIPEGSRATRGTTSLKPERLTPELQARLRALNDIARERGQSLAQMALSWVLRDKRVTSALIGARDVAQLDDSLDALAAPALSEAELAAIEPHLPASGTAL; translated from the coding sequence ATGAACCAGGTGTGGAAGGCCGAGGATGGGCGCTACGGGGCGGCCCGGTTCCGGCGCTGCGGCCGCAGCGGGATCCTCCTGCCGGCGATCTCGCTGGGGCTTTGGCAGAATTTCGGCGGGATCGACCGGATCGAGACCGGCCGCCAAGTGCTGCGCCGCGCGTTCGACCGGGGCGTCACCCATTTCGACCTCGCCAACAATTACGGGCCGCCGCCGGGCTCGGCCGAGGAACAGTTCGGGCGGATCCTGGCCACGGACTTCCGCGCCTATCGCGACGAGCTGATCATTTCCACCAAGGCCGGCTACCCCATGTGGCCCGGCCCCTATGGCGACCGCGGCTCGCGCAAGTATCTCCTGTCCAGCCTGGAGCGCAGCCTCGTCCGGATGGGCCTGGACCGTGTCGACATCTTCTACAGCCATCGCCCCGACCCGGAGACGCCCATGGAGGAGACCATGGGCGCCCTCGACCAGGCGGTGCGCAGCGGCAAGGCGCTCTATGCCGGCCTGTCCAACTATTCCCCCGAGCAGACCCGGCAGGCTGCGGCGATCCTGAAGTCGCTGGGCACGCCCTGCCTGATCCACCAGCCGCGCTACTCGATGCTGGACCGGGTCACCGACGGCGGCCTGCTCGACGTGCTGGGCGAGCAGGGGATTGGCTGCATCGTGTTCTCGCCGCTGGCGCAGGGCCTGCTCAGCTCCAAGTACCTGGAGGGCATTCCGGAAGGCTCGCGCGCCACCCGCGGCACCACCTCCCTGAAGCCGGAGCGGCTGACCCCGGAACTGCAGGCCCGGCTGCGCGCGCTGAACGACATCGCCCGCGAGCGCGGCCAGAGCCTGGCGCAGATGGCGCTCAGCTGGGTGCTGCGCGACAAGCGGGTCACCTCGGCGCTGATCGGCGCCCGCGACGTGGCGCAGCTCGACGACAGCCTGGACGCTTTAGCCGCCCCGGCGCTGAGCGAGGCCGAGCTGGCCGCGATCGAGCCGCACCTTCCGGCCTCGGGCACGGCGCTGTAG
- a CDS encoding EcsC family protein, with protein sequence MSTQELVSVPDRSVQPGIEIAGTDRIVLREAVRLLEGPSFTARLASLAGTPVAILGRALPQSASEIISRATAAALSRAFGFVLKTVPQRDGQPRLRTHQALASLSGAVGGAFGLASLPIELPVSTTIILRAIAQIAQSEGEDLSRPEAALACLQVFALGGQAGSPHLHESSYFAVRTALAKSVAEAARQIAGRGVLDRSAHAITRLLTQIGARFGITVSQKVAAQAVPVLGALGGAAVNAAFTNHFQSLARGHFIVRRLERTYGKESVRSAYEQIRAEEGL encoded by the coding sequence GTGAGCACGCAGGAGCTAGTGTCGGTCCCGGACAGGTCGGTGCAACCGGGGATCGAGATCGCCGGGACCGACCGCATCGTCCTGCGCGAAGCCGTCCGCCTGCTGGAAGGGCCGAGCTTCACCGCCCGGCTGGCTTCCCTGGCCGGGACGCCGGTGGCGATCCTGGGCCGCGCCCTGCCCCAGTCCGCCAGCGAGATCATCTCCCGGGCGACCGCGGCCGCGCTGTCGCGGGCGTTCGGCTTCGTCCTGAAGACGGTGCCGCAGCGGGACGGGCAGCCGCGCCTGCGCACCCACCAGGCGCTGGCTAGCCTGTCCGGCGCGGTGGGCGGCGCGTTCGGCCTGGCTTCCCTGCCGATCGAGCTGCCGGTATCCACCACCATCATCCTGCGGGCGATCGCCCAGATCGCCCAGAGCGAGGGCGAGGACCTGAGCCGGCCGGAAGCGGCCCTGGCCTGTTTGCAGGTGTTCGCGCTGGGCGGGCAGGCGGGCTCGCCCCATCTGCACGAGAGCAGCTATTTCGCGGTGCGCACCGCGCTGGCCAAGTCGGTCGCCGAGGCGGCCCGGCAGATCGCCGGGCGCGGCGTGCTCGACCGCAGCGCCCATGCGATCACCCGGCTGCTCACCCAGATCGGCGCCCGCTTCGGCATCACCGTCTCGCAGAAGGTGGCGGCCCAGGCGGTCCCGGTGCTGGGGGCGCTGGGCGGGGCCGCAGTGAATGCCGCCTTCACCAACCATTTCCAGTCGCTGGCGCGAGGCCATTTCATCGTGCGCCGGCTGGAGCGGACCTATGGCAAGGAGTCGGTGCGGAGCGCCTACGAGCAGATCCGCGCCGAGGAAGGCCTCTGA
- a CDS encoding GFA family protein, with protein MPVTLHGSCRCGAVRFSCDSHTPQPYQRCYCSICRKTAGGGGYAINLGARSDSLKVEDPDQAIAVFRAEIRQEDGSCELSTAERRFCARCATALWLFSPEWPDLIHPFASAIDSELPRPPSSVHLMLRFKPSWVEPQLGPDDARFDLYPEQSLEDWHRSRGLWVE; from the coding sequence ATGCCCGTCACCCTCCACGGATCCTGCCGCTGCGGCGCCGTCCGCTTCTCCTGCGACAGCCATACCCCGCAGCCCTATCAGCGCTGCTACTGCTCGATCTGCCGCAAGACCGCCGGGGGCGGAGGCTACGCCATCAACCTGGGCGCCCGTTCGGACAGCCTGAAGGTCGAGGATCCGGACCAAGCCATCGCGGTGTTCCGGGCCGAGATCCGCCAGGAGGACGGCAGCTGCGAGCTGTCCACCGCGGAGCGCCGTTTCTGCGCGCGCTGCGCCACGGCGCTGTGGCTGTTCTCGCCGGAATGGCCGGACCTGATCCACCCGTTCGCCTCGGCGATCGACAGCGAGCTGCCCCGGCCGCCCTCCTCGGTGCACCTGATGCTGCGCTTCAAGCCGTCCTGGGTGGAACCGCAGCTCGGGCCGGACGACGCCCGGTTCGACCTTTATCCCGAACAGTCCCTGGAGGACTGGCACAGGAGCCGGGGCCTGTGGGTCGAGTGA
- a CDS encoding glucose 1-dehydrogenase, with translation MGYGLEGRSVVITGAARGIGAEIAKGLAAEGAKIAVADLSEEAAGPVAEEIRAAGGSAIAVAADVRDRGQVQAMIQAAVKAHGRLDVIFNNAGIAQVRPFLKITEEDWHNVMDVNGLGVLIGMQEAIKVFLEQGGGGKIVNTASIAGKQGYDPLAHYCASKWSVVALTQAAARAFGKDKINVNAICPGVVGTEMWKVIDRGFQEHGLSQGEDASFHDMASQAVLGRPSVAKDLVGVAKFLASSDSDFMTGQSLLVDGGMVFV, from the coding sequence ATGGGCTACGGACTGGAAGGGCGGAGCGTCGTCATCACCGGCGCTGCGCGCGGGATTGGCGCCGAGATCGCCAAGGGCCTGGCGGCCGAGGGTGCGAAGATCGCCGTGGCGGATCTGAGCGAGGAGGCGGCAGGGCCGGTGGCGGAGGAGATCCGCGCCGCTGGCGGATCCGCGATCGCCGTGGCTGCGGACGTGCGCGACCGGGGGCAGGTCCAGGCGATGATTCAGGCCGCGGTGAAGGCGCATGGCCGGCTGGACGTGATCTTCAACAATGCCGGGATCGCCCAGGTCCGACCCTTCCTCAAGATCACCGAGGAGGACTGGCACAACGTCATGGACGTGAACGGGCTGGGCGTCCTGATCGGGATGCAGGAGGCCATCAAGGTGTTCCTGGAGCAGGGCGGCGGCGGCAAGATCGTCAACACCGCCTCGATCGCCGGCAAGCAGGGCTATGACCCGCTCGCCCATTACTGCGCCAGCAAATGGAGCGTCGTGGCGCTGACCCAGGCGGCGGCCCGCGCGTTCGGCAAGGACAAGATCAACGTCAACGCGATCTGCCCGGGCGTGGTCGGGACCGAGATGTGGAAGGTGATCGACCGCGGCTTCCAGGAGCACGGCCTGAGCCAGGGCGAGGACGCCTCCTTCCACGACATGGCGTCCCAGGCGGTGCTGGGCCGACCCTCGGTCGCCAAGGACCTGGTGGGCGTCGCCAAGTTCCTGGCGTCCAGCGATTCCGACTTCATGACCGGCCAGTCGCTGCTGGTCGATGGCGGGATGGTGTTCGTCTGA
- a CDS encoding sigma-70 family RNA polymerase sigma factor, with amino-acid sequence MSEIDDEELRAILPRLRRFALSLTREPAAADDLVQNCLERALSRWGSKRSGGSTQSWLFAILYRQFIDGSRRARRLARLLSWFGDPDAMAASTEDLVLARSALDMFGDLPAEQRALLVLTVVEGVTYREAAEILGVPMGTVMSRLSSARRRLRTLVDGEMEQPRLRVVK; translated from the coding sequence ATGTCGGAGATCGATGACGAGGAGCTGCGGGCGATCCTGCCACGGCTGCGACGGTTTGCCCTGTCGCTGACCCGCGAGCCGGCCGCGGCCGACGACCTCGTGCAGAACTGCCTGGAGCGGGCGCTGTCGCGCTGGGGCAGCAAGCGCAGCGGCGGCAGCACCCAGTCGTGGCTGTTCGCCATTCTCTACCGGCAGTTCATCGACGGAAGCCGGCGTGCCCGGCGTCTTGCCCGCCTGCTGTCCTGGTTTGGCGATCCCGATGCGATGGCGGCCTCGACCGAGGACCTCGTCCTGGCGCGGTCGGCGCTCGACATGTTCGGCGACTTGCCCGCCGAGCAGCGGGCCCTGCTGGTGCTGACCGTCGTCGAAGGCGTGACCTATCGGGAAGCGGCCGAGATCCTGGGTGTGCCGATGGGCACGGTGATGTCCCGTCTGAGCAGCGCGCGGCGTCGGTTGCGTACTCTGGTGGACGGCGAGATGGAGCAGCCACGCCTGCGGGTGGTCAAATGA